A region of the Carya illinoinensis cultivar Pawnee chromosome 16, C.illinoinensisPawnee_v1, whole genome shotgun sequence genome:
AAACCTCCGCCTCCTCAAATGGCTTCTCCAACCAAGAGACATTTTGTGGCTCAATAGACTCAAAACGGGCATACATGGggagtgagatgaaatgagaattttgtgaatagtagtaagatagtttgtgaatagtagtgaaataatttgagtttatgttttatggggttttgggaaaggagagagaaagttgaataaaaaatattataaagttaaaatattgttagaatatagttttttaatattatttttgtttggggatttgaaaaaattgaattcttttttattttttgattgaaaatttggaaaagttgtaatgattagtttaaaagtatttgtgtttgagtgatgtttgggaaggagatATGATGagataaatgagatgagatgagaattatgGGATGGAAACTTTTTCCAAATAAGCCCTCCATCAAGCCTCTTTGACCATTCTCCTCACCACCCCGTGAATATTAATCATTTAGAGCTTCTTTGCAACAAATtagactttttttatttttattttgatgatgagGTATCTAAGAACTTTTACTGCCCTAGATAAGGCTTTGGTTCTCAACTAATCCCCAAGGTAAAAGATGTCTCCGCCAACAAATTTGTCCCCTTCACCGTGATGCCTTGTTCGCAAGGACCAGAGATTAGCCAAGAGCAACCCATCTGTAGGGTCTCCTTTCGATGCCTTCCTCGCCCAAATTGGGGTTTCTATGGAGCCTTTTAACCtcctataaataataaaaatggaaaaaacaatAGCCAACCTTTTTTTCAAGTTCCTCGTATTTAGTTCATCAATCTTCTGGGGACATATATGTATAACAGAGGCTGTTAtctgtcttcttttttttttttttggggggggggggggtggaggaACTAATAGAGGCTGTGAAATAATCAATTATACTTGGAAAAAATCAAGTGTCTCAAACTTAAGCTGGTGGgaaaagatgaatttaataGTCAATTCACCTTTGGGCAGAGAGGCCAATGACATGTGCCATTCTTCATagtctcttttctttttaatttgtcttGGGGTTTTGGGTTTCTCTTTGCTCTTGTATTGCTGTCATACTACCTCCAACCCATTCTGCCTTTATTGTCACCAATGTAGGCTGGATGAAACAAACCAAAAGATGTGGCCAGTGACTCCAACTACCAATCTTGCATTCTAGTGAACATCAAGAACCAATGGAAGTAACTTCCGCATAATTTGTTAAGCATCTAGATCTTGAATGCTAacagcaaaataaataaagaaaatctcCCAACTGCTTCTAGTGTTTTTCCACTGCCCCATGCTAAAGCTAGTTCCTTCCGATGTGCATTTCCATAAATACATAGGAGGCCTCATTAAAATACTTTTGCTTCCCTTCTTTGTTTGCTTCCCTCATGCATGTGGGCCCGTGTCCTTGTGCGTGCATGCACTCATGTGTGCCTCTGTTTGTGCATTTGCATgtattttcttgaaatttttgttcCCCTGCAAAGTTACTGGGTACAGAGAGACTTTCATTCAGAACTTGGGTTAGactatcctttttctttttttaaatctaaaatgtaCGCttgtaaaatttatctatttaccTTTTAATGTGCACCAGTCATACCTTGTAAAGAGTGGAATTTGTAAACCACCTTTTACTCCATTGTGAGATCATCAGTAAATTGTGGACAGATTGTCTGTAAATTGTGGAATGacaattttaattgatttgggtgggcttgggttatgcctagtAGGATATTAGACCCCTTAGTCAATTAGAGAGGGTTATATGGTAGGCCGTGAACTGAAGCAGTATGGAAGATGGCACCTATTTGACTAGTGTGGTGAGAGAGAAATGAATGTAGACATTTTGAGGATTGCAAAGCTGACGTTGGTGaacttaaatttttcttttttaacactttGTTCTTTGGATAGCTTCTGTAGACTGTTATGGGCTCAGttttcatgaatttcttttctcttttactCTTTCTTATTAGGTGTTCTGGTTCTCTTCTacatgtgtacttgggctatgccttctgcttttacaataaatctTCAAtcaccaataaaaaaatttatttattgactttTTTAGTTTAACTTGTGATTAGGACAAGCAAAGTAAAGAGCTTTCACAGCACCATGTATCTAAACGAGCCAAGAAACTGAGGGTGAAGGTATGACTAGGATAATGATTGGTACTTTTCACCCTTATTGAACACATTGAATATTTTGGATTtggtttgtattattattttgttttgccgTATATCTATTGTAGATcattatttttgagttttgagtgTGGCTTACTAAAAACTGCATttagaaatattaaaattttgtcAACATTTAAAATGAACAGAATTAGCGATATCATATTTGTAGTTGGTTATACCATGATCCTTCACATGAATAATCATGGAAAATTAAGCAATGAATATGATCGTGAGTTGTATGCTAACTTTTGTGACATCTCAATCATTTTTAGCtgttttctggaaagaaaaagaatcttTTGTTTGGCTGTGCCTGGGTCACGTGACAGTAGACACACGGCCAATGTTTCTTTTATGAGTTTCAAACATTATATTTCTGATCACAACAAAGATTTTTCATCATTTGGAAGTCGTGTGCCCATATCATGTTGTCTCATCACAATTATTCTAGGTGAAGCAGATGATCTTGATGATATGTAGTAACTAAGAAATATGCCAACTTTCTAAGCTATTCTATTTTACTTGTTTGTTATGAATGGTTAGGGACTTGCGCTCTATATGTTTTGGTAATTTGTAAGCCAAGCCCATGTGCCATGGCCCTTTAAATCTTTTCAGAAAAATGCTCTATGGATAGAGATTTCTCATTTCTCGTCTTTAAGCTCTGAACTGACATCTTGGTTCAGTTGCTAAGTTTTACGAAGAACTCAgtttctaatttttctatttgagAACTTAgtttctaatttttctatttgattatttttcagGAAGAAGAGATAAAGTTGAAGCCTGTTATTTCATTTGATTGTGGTAAGGAGTTCTTTTCGTGCTTGTTGGTTGCATCTTGACGTAATTGAAACTTTAAAGATTGATCCATTCACTTGTACTAACTGGACTGTTATCTTGTTTCGTGACTTTCATTTACATGGCTTCTTATGTGGCTGTTTATTTTGTTAGAGGCATTTTAGATTATTGTACTTGATTCACCATTGTGTATGGTCATCAGAGTTGGCTgcatgataatttatttttctttctcccccaATCTGGTAGTTTTCAAGTCATCTATCTCTGTCAAACTAAAGGCATTAAATTCATCTGTAAATTCACATCCGGTTTCTTTGTCATTCTTTTCTGCCCTCTATTTCCTGTAGTCTGTATAACTAAACCATCTCATCGGTAATTGCTGTTGTTGGGTCAGATATATTTTTGGTAAATCTGATGTTGGCCCATGCTTCTATTTTTTGCACCATCCTAGTAACTAATCATGAGAAAATGAATATTCTTGTCAAACATCTGATTTTACTTTCAAATGTTTccaaaagttattttatttgacaTAATTTCCTAAAAGTTGATTGCAACTAGTATTTAGTTCATGTATACACTCTATGTAGATGAGTAATATCACCTATCTTCATTAATAAGTTTcttattgaaaatatattttcctaaAGAAGTAATTGTTAGAGGTACTTTGTCATCTGATTGCAAGATTGTATATTTATAGTCAATCTGGAAGATTTTTCAAATTACTGACTTAATCTGTGGTTTTCACTTGTCAATAGTTGatatattgtttttctttatgtcATAACAACTTTAGCTGAAATTAGAGAGCGGGATTGGTGCAATGTGGTTACATGTCATATGGATACTGCACAGGCATATGTGTGGAGACTTAAACACTTTGTTCTTGGTGAGCATATTCTGAATCCATGCCCAGAAGATCCAACACCTGTTAAGGTTAGATTTTCACATTTTCATATATGATCTTGTTATTTGGAATGATTATTAATGTACAAGATGTTGAACCTCCATTTCTATTAATAcagccattgattttttttttttttttggcttcatCTGACTAGCAGAACTTtatgatcttttttatttttaatcagtAAACAAAAGCAGAACTTTATGCTCTTCGAAAGTACACAAATCTTGATTAgacaatttaattttcataatttctttgAATATTAACAAATGACATTGCTGACACTATAATTAAAAtgtaaaacctttttttttttttttattttataagtaaaatcaaagtatattaatgaaaagaataggcaaagtaTATTAATGTAAAACCTTTGGGGCAAAAGTCATGTAGAAAGCTTCATCCTTTTGTTATCAGGTAGTTGTATtttgtggtgcatttggaatAAGAGGAATGATTGGAACTTTGAAGATCATGGAAGGACAATGGATGAACTTAAACAtctctttttcaaacttttttcctTTGGCACTAGCTATGGATTTCAATGTACTaagttttcatgatttccttgtatctattactacctctctctctctctctctctctctaagaaagacaattttattaatacgaatgaaataggcaaTGCCCATGTAcaaaggaagtatacaaaagaaacacctaaatacattctaagaaGCATAAAACGACTACAGAAAATCATGAGCAGAAGCTCCGTTAATCACTACCGCAGAAAATCAAAGCAGTAATGTGTGCACAAAAAAGTTCCGAAGTTCCTCTGAAGTGTGTTCCTTACCATTGAAACACTGATCTATTGCTACCTCTTAACTAGGTGTCTTCTTTTGTATATGACGTGTACTTGGGTTTCTCCTATActttattatcaataaaatttttgattaccTGAAAAACCTTTTTTATTGGTGACAGGCCTGTGCCATTTCTGCATGTGGCAATTTTGCCGTGTTAGGGACAGCAGGTGGTTGGATTGAACGATTCAACCTTCAGTCAGGAATCAGCCGAGGCAGCTATCTGGACATGTCAGAAAGAAGAAGCTGTGCCCATGATGGGGAAGTAGTTGGAGTTGCTTGTGATGCAACGAATACTCTCATGATAAGCGCAGGATATCATGGAGACATAAAGGTGTGTATTTTATATTCCCAAATATTCCTGTTTTATTTGGATGTAATTTGAAGTTTCAGTATGGGACAAACATCGGGGAGTGAGTTTACGGGAAGAAATAACAAGAAAGTATTAATGTCTTGGTCCATATTACATTACCCCTTTTCTGGGCTTCCTTTGAATTTCCTCGCTGTGCTGATCAGaacattttcataaaaatgtcgtcttgtatatatatttgaccAAAACCAAATTTATTACTAAGAATCCTTTTCTGCTTTACTAAATTggcatatttttaatttgaaagttCAAGCATATGTTCTTGCGCTGAATTCTGCATCTCTAAGTGCGTCTTGAAACTTATCTGAGccctgtaattttttttttttttaatttttaatttttttaattttttatttataagtaaacaaattttattgatcaaagaataggcatagccaggTACAATATAAAAGTATGCCCTAACAATGTAGGTGcaatagagacaagaaaattAGGTAGTTTCAGGCCATTAAAGTCAATAGCaatggcccaagtacacagaGTTCTAATAAAGAAAGCTTTTAGTTCCTCCAGTGATTTCTTCTTGTCTTCGAATGTCCGATCATTGCGCTCCTACCACAAACACTACATGGTGCATATAGGGGCCATCTTCCACACAACTTTAATCTGTTGAATGCCGGATTTGTCCAGCTAGCCAGAACTGCCACCATTGTCTGGGGCATAACCCAAGTCTAGTCTACTAAAcacctcattccataaccctcTAGCTGTCTCATAGTGTAGTAGGAGATGGTCCACAGATTCACCCCCGTTCATACTCATGCAACACCAATTTGTGATGATCACCCTATGTTTCCTCAAATTGTTGgttgtgaggatcttacccaaGGAAGCTGTTCACACAAAGAATGCTGTTTTGGGAGGAGTCTTATGTCTTTAAAGCCTTCTCCATGGAAActgaatattgggctcttgtGTGAGAGACTTTTTGAACCGAGAATGAACCTTTATCTGCAAGTATCCACCACAACATATCTTCTTGCAGGTTGCTCTGATGGAGTACAAAAGGCTGAAAAAGGCTTCGAAGCTGCtcatttcccaatcttgtgctgcTCGACTAAAATGGGATATTCCACTGGATTTGCTCCCCCGATATCACCATTACTTCAGCCATTGAAACATCTTTAGCACTTGCAACCCGGAAAAGTGAAGGAAATAAGCATTATTACCACACCAAATATTGCTCCAGAATTTAATCCTGGAACCCTCACCCAGACAAAATCTTGTGTGTCGAATAAAGACcccccatcctcttcttatgtgTTTGCACAACCCCACTCCATATGCCCTTCTCACTTCTTTAGTACACCATCTCCCCCATAAGCCTTCATATTTGCTCTCAGTCTCCAACTTTCATTGGGGCAGATCTCTAAACTCATATACATCcagattatatttttaatgcttAGTAAATCCCGCATTAAAGTCTTTGTTTATAATATGTATCTGCTGGAAATTCCAATCCTCAAGTGTTCTAATGTGCAGGTATGGGATTTCAAGGGACGTGAACTAAAATTCAGATGGGAAATTGGTTCTTCTGTTGTTAAGATTGTTTACCATCGCATTAATGGTaacttttgtgtttttattttattttatccttttgttttttatattatctttatttcttttggtctCAACCCTTCTAGCTTGTGTCCTTGGTTTGCTTTGTGATGAAACCAATTTTGGATTTTCAGGTCTTTTGGCTACTGTAGGTGATGATTTCATTATCCGTTTGTTTGATGCTGTGGCATTAAGAATGGTACGTAAATTTGAAGGCCATATGGATCGCATTACAGATTTGTGTTTTAGTGAGGATGGAAAATGGCTCGTGTCATCAAGTATGGATGGAAGTCTTCGAATCTGGGATGTTATCTTAGCACGACAGATAGATGCGATGCATGTTGATGTTCCCATCACAGCGTTGTCTCTGTCTCCAAATATGGATGTTTTAGCAACTACCCATGTGGATCAAAATGGGGTCTACTTATGGTAAGTTTTTAGTGCTGTTTTTATGTTTGCTTTAGATTTGGGTTCCTGATTCGTAATTACATGCTAGAAGGGGAAACAAATGTTATTAGTGTGATAAAAACCATATCTTTGCTTTTAAGAACTACAGAAAATGACCAAAGTGACAggaattttttaacaaataaagaaacaaatacTTTTCAGACATTCTCATGTGTAATACTACTGTCATGGCAGCTTTTTATTGTCCTGTTattgtaataaaataagaaaattcatTAGCAGACAAATTTAAAGCGGGCAACCTTTTACCAGGGTAAATCAGGTGATGTTTTCTGGAGCTTTAAATGCCAATTCCTACGGAACCGGAAAAGAAGTTGTGAGCGTTAAGCTGCCCCCCGTCTCTTCCATGGAAAGTTCCCAAGCTGAAGATTCTGATGAACCTGTTGACTTGCAGTCTAAGGATGCTTCTGCTTTCCGGTCTCGAGATCAGCAAATACCTGATCTAGTTACACTCTCACTATTGCCTAAAAGCCAGTGGCAAAGCTTGATCAATCTAGACATCATAAAGGTCTCTCtttgcttccatttttaattGTTCTCATTCTAACTAAAAAGCTactaaaaaaaagataatattgATAGGTAATCatgaagttttattcataagaaaatGGGCAAAGCCCCAGTACACAGGACATATACACAAGTGAAAAAAGGCATAATAATTTCcgtctttttcttgtttttcttttggtgTGTATGGTAACTTATTACTAGTTTTTAATAAACCTGCAATTTCCAGCTCCGCAATAAGCCAATCGAGCCTCCAAAGAAACCTGAAATGGCTCCCTTCTTTCTGCCTTCTGTTCCATCTCTCTCTGGTGAAATACTGTTTAAGCCTAGTAAGATGGCAACTGAAGAGAGAGATGCAAAAGTTGATGAGGTGGAAAACAACAGGAGGCAATCTGGCATGCCACCATCCCAATTTCTGCAACTCCTTCAGTCTTCTATGGAGATTAAAAATTGTAAGTATACCAACTCTCTCTGTATTTATTATGAATCTTCTGTTCCATCTCTCTGTggagaaatatttttcttttttgatggtTGTGAAACATCTTTATAAGAATGGAAGCACAACACtggtcttatatatatattttctttatatatgcAGTTTCGGCATTTACTGAGTATATTAAAGGTTTGTCTCCATCAACTTTGGATGTGGAACTTCGAATGCTTCAAATtatagatgatgatgatcagcaAGAACCAGATAAGAGGCCAGAGTTACTTACGATTGACTTACTTTTGGATTACTTTATACACGAGATCTCCTGCAGGAACGATTTTGAGTTTATTCAAGCAGTCATCAGGTTGTTTCTGAAGGTATAGATCCTTTCCTCAAGTCAaccaatataattattattttgaccaaGTGTTTTGAAAAAAGGTTATATTCTGAGTTCATGTCGAATTCCCATTTTTGGGTGGTTCATGTTGGTACTCAATTGCTTATTGAGGCTGTCTAACATCTTCTCTCTCCGGTTATAGATACATGGAGAGACGGTTAGGCGCCAGTCAAGACTACAGGAGAAGGCGAGGAAGCTTCTAGAAATACAGTCCACGGTATGGCAAAGAGTAGACAAACTGTTCCAAAGTGCCAGATGCATGGTGACCTTTCTTAGCAATTCACAATTTTAACTGTCTTGAGCTGGCAGCTCGTGTTTATCATAGCTCAAACCAAATTTTGTGC
Encoded here:
- the LOC122299451 gene encoding U3 small nucleolar RNA-associated protein 21 homolog produces the protein MGIFEPYRALGYITTSVPFSVQRLGTETFVTVSVGKAFQVYNCEKLNLVVVGPQLPKKIRALASYREYTFVAYGNEIAVFKRAHQVANWNRHSAKVNLLLLFGEHILSVDVEGNMFMWTFKGINQTSAPFGHISLGEKFTPSCIVHPDTYLNKVILGSQEGSLQLWNISTKKKLYEFKGWNSAISSCVSSPALDVIAVGCADGKIHVHNIRYDEELVTFTHSTRGAVTALSFSTDGQPLLASGGSSGVISIWNLEKRRLQSVIREAHDSSIISLHFFANEPALLSSSADNSIKKWKFGTSDGDPILHSFRCGHSAPPLCIRFYADGRFILSAGRDRAFRLFSVIQDKQSKELSQHHVSKRAKKLRVKEEEIKLKPVISFDCAEIRERDWCNVVTCHMDTAQAYVWRLKHFVLGEHILNPCPEDPTPVKACAISACGNFAVLGTAGGWIERFNLQSGISRGSYLDMSERRSCAHDGEVVGVACDATNTLMISAGYHGDIKVWDFKGRELKFRWEIGSSVVKIVYHRINGLLATVGDDFIIRLFDAVALRMVRKFEGHMDRITDLCFSEDGKWLVSSSMDGSLRIWDVILARQIDAMHVDVPITALSLSPNMDVLATTHVDQNGVYLWVNQVMFSGALNANSYGTGKEVVSVKLPPVSSMESSQAEDSDEPVDLQSKDASAFRSRDQQIPDLVTLSLLPKSQWQSLINLDIIKLRNKPIEPPKKPEMAPFFLPSVPSLSGEILFKPSKMATEERDAKVDEVENNRRQSGMPPSQFLQLLQSSMEIKNFSAFTEYIKGLSPSTLDVELRMLQIIDDDDQQEPDKRPELLTIDLLLDYFIHEISCRNDFEFIQAVIRLFLKIHGETVRRQSRLQEKARKLLEIQSTVWQRVDKLFQSARCMVTFLSNSQF